The Bernardetia litoralis DSM 6794 genome includes a window with the following:
- a CDS encoding Ig-like domain-containing protein, producing the protein MKLNHFLYLLSSVLFVFFLGACASQSMPTGGLKDITPPKLLSTYPNDQTTNFNGNIIILEFDEDITTQKLQEELQISPFIDGTYKSTVKRNILTLKFDKPFAENTTYTFSFGKGVVDFNEKNVPKNIKLAFSTGDKIDSLLITGTISSLMQGKNLENAMVGLYAYNDVEADSFDITNRRPLYFSMTDSVGRYAIENIKSGKYKVYALAEPKDKRDYVYNQNTELIGFYEEPLQIGTSYSGVDFKVIRYDILPFRLSGARQRGQYFEIKFNKNIADYTIKYQDDDKEVDYDTLFYPVLQGEYINFYNRNMNTEDSISAIMSFSDSIGNTIDTTLTVQFGEVRKPRESPFTIKEEPTSGTPILPNKELELKFTFNKPVVSMQYDSIVVGFKGDSIGSLSTEKDWKFNENRTEISFIKKIELSTDKEKAFQLQIRKNTFVSVENDTLKDAKNLEYSQGEESSYAVITGQVLGKYDNFIIEVIDDKGKVEQTIQNQRKYRFENLSTGKKTMRVLIDKNGNGKWDNGDFEKRILPEPVLYLNKELELKANWEFEDVNIDLGN; encoded by the coding sequence ATGAAATTAAATCATTTTCTTTATCTATTATCTTCCGTTTTATTTGTGTTTTTCTTGGGAGCTTGTGCAAGCCAAAGTATGCCCACAGGAGGTTTGAAGGATATTACTCCTCCAAAACTTCTATCTACTTATCCCAATGACCAAACAACAAATTTTAATGGCAATATCATTATTTTGGAATTTGATGAAGATATTACAACACAAAAACTACAAGAAGAATTACAGATTTCGCCTTTTATAGATGGCACTTACAAATCAACTGTAAAGCGAAATATACTTACACTCAAATTTGATAAACCCTTTGCCGAAAATACTACTTATACATTTTCTTTTGGAAAAGGAGTAGTTGATTTTAATGAAAAAAATGTTCCTAAAAATATTAAACTGGCTTTTAGTACAGGAGATAAAATTGATTCTTTGCTTATTACAGGAACAATTTCAAGTCTTATGCAAGGAAAAAACTTAGAAAATGCAATGGTAGGTTTATATGCTTATAATGATGTTGAAGCTGATTCTTTTGATATTACAAATCGTCGTCCTCTTTATTTTTCTATGACTGATTCGGTAGGAAGATATGCCATTGAAAATATAAAATCAGGAAAATATAAAGTCTATGCACTTGCCGAGCCAAAAGATAAAAGAGATTATGTTTATAATCAGAATACCGAATTGATTGGTTTTTATGAAGAGCCTTTGCAAATTGGAACAAGCTATTCAGGTGTAGATTTTAAGGTTATACGTTATGATATTTTGCCTTTTCGCTTGTCAGGAGCAAGACAAAGAGGACAATATTTTGAAATAAAATTTAATAAAAATATAGCTGATTATACTATAAAATATCAAGATGATGATAAAGAAGTAGATTATGATACTTTGTTTTATCCTGTTTTGCAAGGAGAATATATCAATTTTTATAATCGAAATATGAATACAGAAGATTCTATTTCTGCTATTATGTCTTTTTCGGATTCCATTGGAAATACGATTGATACAACCCTTACTGTGCAGTTTGGAGAAGTTAGAAAGCCTCGTGAATCGCCTTTTACAATTAAAGAAGAGCCAACATCAGGTACACCTATTCTTCCAAACAAAGAATTAGAATTAAAATTTACATTTAACAAACCTGTTGTCAGTATGCAGTACGATAGTATTGTTGTGGGATTTAAAGGAGATAGTATAGGAAGTTTGAGTACAGAAAAAGATTGGAAATTTAATGAAAATAGAACAGAAATTTCATTTATCAAAAAAATAGAACTTTCTACAGATAAAGAGAAGGCATTTCAATTACAAATTCGTAAAAATACATTTGTTTCCGTAGAAAATGATACACTTAAAGATGCCAAAAATTTAGAATATTCTCAAGGCGAAGAGTCTAGTTATGCTGTAATTACTGGACAAGTTTTAGGAAAATATGATAATTTTATAATTGAAGTAATTGATGATAAAGGCAAGGTAGAGCAAACTATTCAAAATCAAAGAAAGTATAGATTTGAAAATCTTTCGACAGGAAAGAAAACAATGAGAGTCCTTATTGATAAAAATGGAAATGGAAAATGGGATAATGGCGATTTTGAAAAACGAATCTTGCCTGAACCAGTTTTATATCTAAATAAAGAATTAGAACTAAAAGCAAACTGGGAATTTGAAGATGTGAATATAGATTTAGGAAATTAA
- the bamA gene encoding outer membrane protein assembly factor BamA, which translates to MKKLRYSTHLLSSDFMYSYHSNHFRLKNNSSKSIVFLFIFFSLFLSSALSALAQINSTLDYANPTEYTIGGISVEGASYLDPNALISLTGLRIGDQILIPGEGMGLAIRKLWKQGLLGDVSIEIDKIEDEKVFLKLILTERPRLSRFEFTGIPKGQKSTLKDKVTLVRGRIVNDVIIKNTEVAIKQHYIQKGFRNIKVNIVQKKDTTLANSVRLEIDVNKGKKVRIREIDIEGNTAIADKKLKRKLKKTKEFVAWRIFRSSKFIPNEFKNDKQSLVAYYNKEGYRDAYIISDTVKTVEDGVKIKMTVNEGNKFHYRNITWSGNYIHSDTLLGSVLGVRKGDVYNPEDLQKRMSYNPTGLDITSLYMDDGYLFFNVQPIEIRVDNDSIDIEMRIYEGDQATISKIIVTGNTRTRDHVILREVSTFPGQKFSRSALLRTQQQLSQLGYFDAENIGINPIPNVSDGTVDIHYSVVEKPNDQIELSGGWGGGSIGFIGTLGLTFNNFASSRLFDFSSWSPLPQGDGQQVSLRFQASGRQFQTYSFSFMEPWLGGKKRNSFSISLQHSKQSQIIYDEITGNFQVSGITLGLGRQLRFPDNYFTLSNSLAYLRYSLNNYQGIGFRDITDGTFNNIVFNTTLSRSSVDSPIYPRNGASISLSLGLTPPFSSFRNINYETAEDSEIFKFVEYHKWMFDNSWYTPIVGDLVFSARAHMGFIGSYNKNTPTSPFERFILGGSGLGFGNLLLGSDIIGLRGYEDNTVVPSDSQSEGGIAYNKFVMELRYPVTLNQAASIFVLAFAEGGNNWGSFDTFQPFDLKRSAGVGARIFMPAFGLLGIDWAYGFDKIPGSTTASGAQFHFTIGQMIR; encoded by the coding sequence ATGAAAAAGCTACGCTATTCTACTCATTTACTATCTTCAGACTTTATGTATTCATATCATTCAAATCATTTTAGATTAAAAAATAATTCTTCAAAAAGTATTGTTTTTCTATTTATCTTTTTCTCTTTATTTTTGAGTAGTGCTTTATCTGCTTTAGCTCAAATAAATTCTACACTTGATTATGCCAATCCAACAGAATATACCATTGGAGGAATCAGCGTAGAAGGAGCTAGTTATCTTGACCCAAATGCACTTATTTCACTTACAGGATTGCGTATTGGAGATCAAATTCTAATTCCAGGTGAAGGAATGGGGCTTGCCATTCGTAAACTTTGGAAACAAGGACTTTTGGGAGATGTAAGCATAGAAATAGATAAAATAGAAGATGAAAAAGTATTTCTAAAACTTATCCTAACAGAAAGACCAAGATTATCTCGTTTTGAGTTTACAGGAATACCTAAAGGACAAAAAAGCACTCTTAAAGACAAAGTAACACTTGTGCGTGGACGTATTGTCAATGACGTTATTATCAAAAATACAGAAGTAGCCATCAAACAACATTATATCCAAAAAGGATTTAGAAATATAAAAGTAAATATCGTTCAGAAAAAAGATACTACTTTAGCTAATAGTGTTCGTTTAGAGATTGATGTAAATAAAGGCAAAAAAGTAAGAATACGAGAAATTGATATTGAAGGAAATACAGCTATTGCAGACAAAAAATTAAAGCGTAAACTCAAAAAAACAAAAGAGTTTGTAGCTTGGAGAATATTTAGGTCTTCAAAATTTATTCCTAATGAATTTAAAAATGACAAACAGAGTTTAGTTGCTTATTATAATAAAGAAGGATATAGAGATGCTTATATCATTTCGGATACTGTAAAAACAGTAGAAGATGGAGTAAAAATAAAAATGACTGTTAATGAAGGCAATAAATTTCATTACAGAAATATTACTTGGTCAGGTAATTATATTCATTCAGATACACTTTTAGGCTCTGTTTTGGGAGTTCGAAAAGGAGATGTCTATAACCCAGAAGATTTGCAAAAACGTATGTCTTATAATCCAACAGGATTAGATATTACTTCTCTTTATATGGATGATGGTTATTTATTCTTTAATGTTCAACCAATTGAAATTAGAGTAGATAATGATTCTATTGATATTGAAATGAGAATTTATGAAGGCGACCAAGCAACTATCAGTAAAATTATCGTAACAGGAAATACTCGTACAAGAGACCATGTTATTTTGAGAGAAGTTTCTACATTTCCAGGTCAGAAATTTAGTCGTTCTGCACTTCTTCGTACTCAACAACAACTTTCGCAACTAGGTTATTTTGATGCTGAAAATATAGGTATCAATCCAATACCAAATGTATCAGATGGAACAGTAGATATTCATTATTCGGTAGTAGAAAAACCAAATGACCAAATTGAACTCTCTGGTGGTTGGGGAGGTGGTTCTATTGGTTTCATTGGAACATTAGGACTAACATTTAATAATTTTGCTTCTAGTCGCTTATTTGATTTTAGCTCATGGTCGCCACTTCCACAAGGTGATGGACAGCAAGTTTCTTTGCGTTTCCAAGCAAGTGGTCGTCAGTTTCAGACGTATTCTTTTTCTTTTATGGAGCCGTGGTTAGGAGGTAAAAAACGAAATTCATTTTCTATTAGTTTGCAACACTCAAAACAAAGTCAGATTATATATGATGAAATAACTGGTAATTTTCAAGTTTCAGGAATTACACTCGGTTTGGGTCGTCAATTGAGATTCCCTGATAATTATTTTACACTTAGTAATTCATTAGCCTATCTGCGTTATAGTCTTAATAATTATCAAGGAATTGGTTTTAGAGATATTACTGATGGAACATTTAATAATATTGTCTTTAATACAACACTTTCTCGCTCTAGTGTAGATAGTCCGATTTATCCTCGTAATGGTGCTAGTATTTCACTTAGCTTGGGACTTACACCTCCTTTTTCTTCATTCAGAAATATAAATTACGAAACAGCAGAAGATTCAGAGATATTCAAATTTGTAGAATATCACAAATGGATGTTTGATAATTCGTGGTACACTCCAATCGTTGGAGACCTTGTATTTAGTGCAAGAGCGCACATGGGATTCATTGGTTCATATAATAAAAATACACCCACAAGTCCATTTGAAAGATTTATTTTGGGTGGTTCTGGTCTAGGATTTGGAAACTTATTATTAGGTTCTGATATTATCGGACTTAGAGGTTATGAAGATAATACAGTTGTACCAAGTGATTCACAAAGTGAAGGTGGTATTGCTTACAATAAATTTGTAATGGAACTTCGTTATCCTGTTACGCTTAATCAAGCAGCATCTATTTTTGTACTTGCTTTTGCAGAAGGTGGCAACAACTGGGGAAGTTTTGATACCTTCCAACCCTTTGATTTGAAACGTTCGGCAGGAGTTGGCGCACGTATATTTATGCCTGCTTTTGGGCTTTTAGGAATTGACTGGGCGTATGGATTTGATAAAATACCTGGAAGTACAACTGCAAGTGGAGCGCAATTCCACTTTACTATTGGGCAGATGATACGATAG
- a CDS encoding HAD family hydrolase — MSIKIPNLNNYEAIIFDLGGVIINLNYKKTEQEFEALFGNDFSEMYSKQSQTDIFNKLETGDISEKQFVEAMQKSSSKEISHQEIITAWNAMLLDIPKERIELLEQIGKEKRIFLLSNTNEIHKKAFDKIILEAHQMKGLEPLFEKAYFSHLVGMRKPNREIFDFVIQENNLNPQKALFIDDSPQHIEGALKTGLNAYHLEVSTHSILDLI, encoded by the coding sequence ATGTCTATCAAAATACCCAACCTCAACAATTACGAAGCTATTATTTTTGATTTGGGAGGCGTAATTATCAATCTAAATTATAAAAAAACAGAGCAAGAATTTGAAGCACTTTTTGGAAATGATTTTTCAGAAATGTATTCAAAACAAAGCCAAACTGATATTTTTAATAAATTAGAAACAGGTGATATTTCTGAAAAACAGTTTGTAGAAGCAATGCAAAAATCATCTAGCAAAGAAATTTCTCATCAAGAAATTATTACAGCTTGGAATGCCATGCTTTTGGATATTCCTAAAGAAAGAATTGAGCTTTTAGAGCAAATAGGAAAAGAAAAACGTATTTTTTTATTGAGTAATACAAATGAAATTCATAAAAAGGCTTTTGATAAAATTATCTTAGAAGCTCATCAAATGAAAGGTTTAGAACCTCTTTTTGAAAAGGCTTATTTTTCTCATTTGGTAGGAATGCGAAAACCAAATAGGGAAATTTTTGATTTTGTGATACAAGAAAATAACTTGAATCCTCAGAAGGCACTTTTTATAGATGATAGCCCACAACATATCGAAGGCGCACTCAAAACAGGATTGAATGCTTATCATTTGGAGGTTTCTACTCATTCTATTTTGGATTTGATATAA
- a CDS encoding PP2C family protein-serine/threonine phosphatase codes for MSLFSRKSYTFKYSLFGIAFGFCFPVFSFLFDGLFLKDMPFSVESFINIHQLNPLHFIIDSAPIFLGIAFSFAGRNLDKVTEVRQDVESYNEELLQQNQIVTQYSHELQAQSDKIKEQGIQVEKLFSDVQASVRTAERLQLALLPELSNLKAAFEEIFVFYKAKDIISGDFYWFRTITLEDKEYKVIIVADCTGHGVPGAIMTIVGYFLLERIIEKEKIVKPDKILEALNEGITEAFTSSQASDRSLKVREGMDASILVIENEQKIYYAGANRPLYFKKPADEAIQIIKGSRAALGGEQRKKEKIFTLNTLDYQKGSQFYLFSDGYPDQFGGTDDKKFGSKRFRQLLNESPSESMSQMHTEIKSAFEIWKHETSQTDDVVVVGIKI; via the coding sequence ATGTCTTTATTTTCTCGCAAATCTTATACTTTTAAATATTCTCTATTTGGTATAGCATTTGGTTTTTGTTTTCCTGTTTTTTCTTTCCTCTTTGATGGATTATTTCTCAAAGACATGCCTTTTAGTGTAGAGAGTTTTATAAATATTCATCAACTCAATCCACTTCATTTTATTATTGATAGCGCACCTATTTTTCTAGGTATTGCTTTTAGTTTTGCTGGTCGTAATCTGGATAAAGTAACTGAAGTACGTCAAGATGTAGAAAGCTATAATGAAGAACTTTTACAACAAAATCAGATTGTTACACAGTATTCGCACGAATTACAAGCACAAAGTGACAAAATAAAAGAACAAGGAATACAAGTAGAAAAGCTCTTTTCAGATGTACAAGCTAGTGTTCGTACTGCTGAAAGATTGCAACTTGCTCTACTTCCAGAGCTTTCAAACTTAAAAGCTGCTTTTGAAGAAATTTTTGTTTTTTATAAAGCAAAAGATATTATCAGTGGTGATTTTTACTGGTTCAGAACTATTACTTTAGAAGACAAAGAATATAAAGTAATAATTGTGGCAGATTGTACAGGACATGGTGTACCAGGGGCAATTATGACCATTGTAGGCTATTTTTTGCTAGAAAGAATTATAGAAAAGGAAAAAATTGTGAAACCAGATAAAATTTTAGAAGCACTTAATGAAGGAATTACAGAAGCATTTACATCATCACAAGCATCAGATAGAAGTCTAAAGGTAAGAGAAGGAATGGATGCTTCTATTTTGGTCATTGAAAATGAACAAAAAATATATTATGCAGGTGCAAATCGTCCTTTATACTTTAAGAAACCTGCTGATGAAGCGATTCAAATTATTAAAGGAAGTCGTGCAGCATTAGGGGGAGAGCAAAGAAAAAAAGAGAAAATATTTACTCTTAATACCTTAGATTATCAAAAAGGAAGTCAGTTTTATTTATTTTCTGATGGTTATCCAGACCAATTTGGAGGTACGGATGATAAAAAATTTGGTAGCAAACGTTTTCGCCAACTTCTCAATGAAAGTCCGTCTGAATCAATGAGCCAAATGCACACAGAAATTAAATCTGCCTTTGAAATATGGAAACATGAAACCTCACAAACTGATGATGTAGTAGTTGTCGGAATTAAGATATAA
- a CDS encoding isoprenyl transferase — MKSVKKEKIENFTAFVPLSSRTKEEVQKLLDKNRMPTHVALIMDGNGRWAKQRGFSRIFGHKNAVKAVREAIEGCVEMGVKYLTLYTFSTENWQRPEDEINGLMQLLVSTLRSEVKELSEKGVKLGAIGELQSLPTKCQNQLKESITKTAHNDRLVLTLALSYSGRTEMKTAIQKIAQRVEKGEINPSQIDEELIAKHLYTASIPDPELLIRTSGEMRISNFLLWQLAYSELAFLDVLWPDFRKIHLFETLLNYQNRERRFGKTSEQI, encoded by the coding sequence ATGAAATCAGTTAAAAAAGAAAAGATAGAAAATTTTACAGCATTTGTACCATTATCTTCTCGTACAAAAGAAGAGGTACAAAAATTATTGGATAAAAATCGTATGCCCACTCATGTTGCACTCATCATGGATGGAAATGGAAGATGGGCAAAACAACGAGGTTTCTCTAGAATTTTTGGCCATAAAAATGCCGTAAAAGCTGTCAGAGAAGCAATAGAAGGTTGTGTAGAAATGGGGGTAAAATACCTAACACTCTATACATTTTCTACTGAAAACTGGCAACGCCCTGAAGATGAGATAAACGGATTAATGCAGCTTTTGGTTTCAACATTGCGCAGTGAAGTAAAAGAATTGAGTGAAAAAGGTGTAAAGTTAGGAGCAATAGGTGAGTTACAATCGCTTCCTACCAAATGCCAAAATCAACTTAAAGAATCAATTACCAAAACAGCACACAATGATAGACTTGTTCTTACACTTGCTTTAAGTTATAGTGGACGTACAGAAATGAAAACAGCTATTCAAAAAATTGCTCAAAGAGTAGAAAAAGGAGAAATAAATCCAAGTCAAATAGACGAAGAATTGATTGCAAAACATCTTTATACAGCTTCTATCCCTGACCCAGAACTTCTTATTCGTACAAGTGGAGAAATGAGAATTAGTAATTTCTTACTTTGGCAACTTGCTTATTCCGAACTTGCTTTTTTAGATGTGCTATGGCCAGATTTCCGAAAAATACATTTGTTTGAAACACTTCTCAATTATCAAAATAGAGAAAGACGTTTTGGCAAAACAAGTGAACAAATTTAA